AACacgtcgctggttatgaggacgatggggttagagacatgctagatgatgtctttgctgcacagccgacacctccgtcacattcagcgaatgaaccggaggagccggaggaaaccgcaaaggccttcctggaaatcttggcctcgtcaaagaaacctctctatgagggtgccaagctgtctgtgctggatgccatctcgcaactgatggcagtcaaggctgagtacggctgtagccgaggttgcttcgaagcatttctgggagtatgggctaacagcctgcctgagggccatgaactgccaaAAGCATGTAcgctacgaagaaaatcatgaaggcgctctccatggactatgagaaaatacatgtttgtccaaagaattgccttttgtttaggcatgagtatgcggatgacaactactgtaggaagtgcggttcctctcggtatattgaggtggtcgataagcatggtcagaagcagcagctaaaaatccctgtgaaggttcttcggtatcttgattttataaaaagactgcagcgccttttcatcaccgaggagtctgccaaaatgatgaagtggcacaaggaagggaaaaggtacaatccaaaaaaaattgtacatccatcagaaggtgaagcatggaagtcattcgatatagagtacccggaggaagcagccgaggctgggaatgtcagaattgctataacaggtgatgggttcaatccatatggtatgtcgtctaatccatacagctgctggcccgtatttgttattccgctcaatctccctcccggcgccataatgcaacgcaagaccatgttcctgtcgcttataattccggggcctgaatatccggggaagaatttgagtgtgtttatgcagccgttggtggatgatttgcaccattcttggtacttcccgaggttgacatacgaccggcatctgcagaaaatttcttgatgaaagtttggctacagtattgcatgcatgactttcccggctatgccctgttctgcggatggtgtacaagtggaaagatgccttgcccagtgtgcatgcaggccttgattttcatttggctgaagaagggtggcaagtatgttgcctttgacctgcatcgccagttcctccctccagaccatcctgatagggaagacaagaagaacttcacaaaaggcaaagttgtccatgaagtaaacgagattccaacgttttctggtgcggatgtgcttgctcagctgaaagctcttaagcctgccggtgaagggaaaggcaaaggcaaaggcaaaggcaaagccacaggcgaagacgagggcgagggcaaaggaaaaggtaaagggaaaaattgttttgaaggatatggtgagacaCACAACtagactcacattacccccttcacgcagcttccctattttaaggacctcaaactgccatacaacatcgatgtgatgcacaccgaaaagaatgtcgcagagtccctttttcgcacgatcctcaacattcctgataagacaaaggataatgttaatgctagagtggatcaacagaatatttgtgatagaccacgtctacacatgcagcctcccacaggcagtcgaaaatcttggttcaagccagatgctgacttcgtacttaaaaaggatcataagatggaggcattcaagtggctgaaacacgtcgtgaagttcactgatggttatgcgtcgaatataagtaagggggtcaatctttcaacgggcagagtgaccgggctcaagagtcatgactatcatgtatggattgagcggattatgccggtgatggttcggggttatgttcccgagcgtgtctggcgtgtgcttgcggagttaagccatttcttccgcacgctttgtgctaaagaagtatgtcctgagaagataaaagaaatgcataagaaggcgccggagttgatatgcaagctagagaagatcttcccgccaggcttctttactccgatgacacatctcattttgcacctcgcgaacgaggtattgttggggggccctgtgcagaatcgttggcagtacggccctgagagataGAACAAGCATttgagacagaaatgtggaaacaaagctaagattgaagcttacatagctgaggcagttatcctagaggaggtggcagacctcaggacagcctactatccggaccatgttcccgcgttgcacaataaggtgtctcgatacaatacagaagaacccaagtataaacccaagttgcctctattcatcgggcaaggtggcagggctggatgctcgacaccttatctcatgccacgagatgagtgggaggatgtcatgttctatatcttgcacaacatcaaggaagttgaggatgaatggatgaggtaatacctttgcaccattcttttagtcaattcgttatgttcactttgcctagttcttataccacttttcttattgtagtcgattcgttgaagaagagtggacgggaatgctgcctcctactaaagcggaggcacttgctcttctccgaaagggtgctgatggaaggaacaatttcgttgcgtggttcatggagaaagtaatttttcacacttccctattacctatttcaattaaactcatgcaccctataatttcaattaaacttgtaaGGAAATGATCAGAACGagtcaatggatgaagaattgagacgggtttccatgggttttgaccctgccgtcatgacatgccaaaagtatgatgtgaatgggtattgcttccatacagaggagcaccagaacagtcggcctgatcccaaaaccataaataccggagtcttcactgaaggagataataaagtaaattactacggaagggtaggaaaattatacgagcttacattcaaacgtggccgcgaacacctaagtctcactgtgttcaaatgccgatggttcgaccccaaaaagggtctgagacatacgccttctgttggtttagttgaagttaaaccatcaaccgtctatgccggagctgatctctttatcgccgctacccagggcacacaagtatattatctgccttacccatgccagaaagagtacctaaagggttgggaagttgtgttcaaggtgtcgccgaatggtaagctaccggacccgaacgatgatgattactacaacataaaccccatgacatacgagggagtgttctatcaagaggaacatgatgacgtggtccgaaacaacgaggatgatgacttgggttatgttgacctggacccaaacgacgaggacgcacggattgatggtgaggcagttgtgaatcaaagagacataattatgcttgaaaagttaaatgaagacgctgacgatgaggaagagcctccacctccgtcagacaacgaagaagatatgcgtgatagtgatgatgagaccggtcgacaaatagattacaatagtgatgattcatatgggttctagaaaaatgtaagttcttttaatgatcattacaatagtatgcttaatgtgctcttctgctattaatgtttttcctgtatggtggtggtggttttggcggaggtggtcttgcttgatgtcgatgatgattccgtgcatgtggccgtCGTGCCATACCTTTCATGTTCCTACTTTTATGATGTTTCATGccttgcactacttttatgttcatgaactttcgccggtgatgatctttagatgatgaacttgactatgtttaaatgatgatgatgaacttgagtatgtttagatgatgaactgtcatatttctgcataatcccatattattctgctttgaaatgctgtcaaatgaattgaaaaagagaaaacatggaaaaaaataaaaataaaaactatgcctacggcaaagccgtcggcatatataagccCAGGACTTCCCAGGACGCGCCACGTGGCagagctatgcctacggcaaagccgtcggcatagatttcctcTGCCGCCAGGAGGGACCAGGGGATGACACGTGGCAAggctatgcctacggctttgccgtaggcatagccctgccaccagGAGGCACCAGGGAGTGCcacgtggcagaggtatgccgacggccaagccgtcggcatacctctgccacgtgGCATTCCGTGGATCGTTAGCtcttttgacggcgccgtccgttgccgtcaggcgaaaaacactgccgacggctaaactatgccgacggctgacgcccggccgtcggcataggcccctatgccgacggctatactacgccgacggtctgacaagactacgctgacgtgatctacgccgacgggactatgccgacggcagccgtaggcatagatctatgccgacggcaaaggacctatgccgacggccctgggctGTAGGCATAGGGCGCGAGTCCGGTAGTGTACCTGATTACCTATCAAGCAGATATCTGGCAACGACATTGCAAGGCGAGATTGTTATACAACTCGAGAAGACGACACATCGATACATAGGATGAATGTGGacttgcaaaacttttactatgtGAATGTCATTGTATAAGTCAACTTCTACTTTTTTACTATGGGTACTGCAATGGATAATATGTTGCCTTTCTACTTTCGTATTACATTGTTTGATGTGAATATAATTAGCACAGGTGGGTATCTAATCGGATTTCTTTTTATCCTTGACATACACAATGGAGGTGGTTATACTCTCTCCGGTTCTTTTTAGTCTGTATATAAGTTTTGTTCGAAGTCAAAGTACCTCTATTTTTACTAAACTTAtagaaaaaaaatatcaacatttacaATGCCAAATCAGTATAGGTatattcattatgaaatgtagtttcgtAGTATATAACTATATATGCTCGGTATTATATATGTTgacatttttttaatataaatttggtcaaattttgcaaagtttgacttgacacaaatttAATACACGGAATAAAAAGGACCAGAGTATATATGAAACCGATTGCTGCATGTTGAATGTCTGAAGCCGTTATACGTATGAAACCGCATGCGGTGTTGATGAAATTGGAGGCGATTCTAACAAGCCAACCAATAACAACGATCCGATCCGTGATCGGCGTTCTACATAATAACCAGATCTACACCAACCATCTCATTACACCAAACGGGCGATGAGATTCTTCAGCAGCAACACCTTCAGAAAGGGAGCGACGTTCAAGGACCGGTATCACCGGATCCAACCATCCAATGCTAGAATCTAGGTTTTCATTCTGAAGAACTAGTTCAACCATATCCGAGCAACACCATCAACAAAGGAACGACGCAAAAACATAGACATTGGAGGTATAACCAACTCGGGTCAGACCTAAGCTTTCACGCCGGAGCTCAAGACCACAATGTTTGATATCTTTTTTATTTTGCGATAATGCTTgatatcattaaagcttctctcaTCGCTAAACTTTCGTGTCAATAAAAAGAAGAAGCAACAGAATTGAATGCACTTTGTATTATCCTCTATATATTTCGTCTGTTTGTCTTAATTAGATAAAAAAAAAGCTTAAATATACACATTGTAAGATCTCTGATACAACTAAAGAGTCCTGATAAAACTGACTTCAACAGTTCAACATTTCGTAAACGATATCATTCGCAGCATCACTGCAAAACTCTGCTATGTACCTCGAACGAGATTGCCGGGATAGGCGGATGGCAATGAAGCTAGTTTATTTATTGGAAAACCCCTAGAAGGAGAGTGGCGACTGCGTCGAAGGCGTGGATCATTTTCACGTAGCCACAACTCACAAGCAGTTTCTCTGAGGAGCAAAAGAAAATCTCAACGCGCGCACACGTACGAGTTGGTCTGATGCTTCGAAGAGATCGAGCAGCACTGTGATTGGCCAACATACTACGTGTTCTAAGTGAGCCGTGcgtgtatgcatgcatgcatgcaagacgCGTCGGACGCGGATCAGAAGCAGCCGTCCAGGCTCATGTCCGAGTCGGCGATGATCTCGCCCACGCCCTCGCCGAGGCCCATCATCATCCCGCCGACCGCCGCGCCGAGGAGCCCCATCCCGAACCCGGAGCCCATCCCGACGCCTCCGTCTTGCCTGGCCGCCGCGGCGGACGACGCGCCGTACCCGTAGGGAGCGGCCGCGGCGGGGCCGTAGCCGTACGACGCCCCCGCGTACCCGTACGGGGGGTTGTAGCCGTAGGGCGGCACGGCGTGCTGCTGGTGGTGGTACGGCGGGTACGCGGTCACCCGGTCGGCGCCGGCCTTGGCCGCCGCGTTCGTCTGCATGTACTGCGcgtcgcccggcgccgccgccgtcggcgcAGGCGCGTCGGAGAGGCTGTAGGAGATGTGGAGCACGCCGCGCTTCCGCCCGCTCATCGGGCTGCGCACCTGGTAGCTGAGGTGCCGGTGCTCGCCGGCGGGTGGTGCGACGGCGACGAGGTCCTGCACCGGCACCACCACCTCGCCGACGTCGCGGTCGCCGAAGGAGCGCTCGGCGCGGAGGAGCACGTGCAGCGCCAGCCCCCGCGGGTCGGCGGCGGTCGGGATGGGGAACCGCAGCGGCGCGTGCCACATGGGGTTCCGGCCGCCGTGCCGGTCCGAGTGCGTCCTGTGCGTCGGCGTCCTCGGGTCGCCGCCGGAGATGGACACCACCGCGTACACGCGCATCTTGGAGAACAGCGTCACCTTCTTCAGGTCCTTGGCCGAGATCAGCGTCACCTCCAGCACCCGGTACGCCATGATCGCGCCGCTCGCTTGCAGGAGCCCGTTGTGATCACTCTGTCGATATTTCGGTTGCGTGATCGGGAGACGATGATTTGTGGAAGACGACGATGGACGGATGGAGGAGCAAGCTATGAATGATTCTCAATGGTAAGCAGATCTTGGAGGCTACGAATGATCCAAGGGAGATGGCTCGTGACGGTTTGGGTCGTAGGGTTGCAATGTTTAGTCTGGTTGTTAGTTTAGTGGGTAATTTTGTGCAAAAGTTTTAGGGTCTTTTTGCTGGAAGATCTAATAATAGCATGGGTTGTGTTAATTTAAGCTGTTGCTAATTGTGTGGTGACCCGTTCATGTCGGTAGCTTAACAATATTGGTGTTTTTGGTCCAAGTTTTTTTAAATCGATTACACCTTTTTAGAGTCAATTACACCGGTGGTACTTGAACTTGGCGTAAACGGTCAATTTGGTGTTAGAACTTGTGGTATATATTGAACTGGTGCAATAACTTGGCTCGGGTGTGCAAATACAGTACTAACCGCGCTTGGATACGAAATCAATGCTGACTT
This DNA window, taken from Triticum aestivum cultivar Chinese Spring chromosome 1D, IWGSC CS RefSeq v2.1, whole genome shotgun sequence, encodes the following:
- the LOC123165985 gene encoding protein SRC2-like, yielding MAYRVLEVTLISAKDLKKVTLFSKMRVYAVVSISGGDPRTPTHRTHSDRHGGRNPMWHAPLRFPIPTAADPRGLALHVLLRAERSFGDRDVGEVVVPVQDLVAVAPPAGEHRHLSYQVRSPMSGRKRGVLHISYSLSDAPAPTAAAPGDAQYMQTNAAAKAGADRVTAYPPYHHQQHAVPPYGYNPPYGYAGASYGYGPAAAAPYGYGASSAAAARQDGGVGMGSGFGMGLLGAAVGGMMMGLGEGVGEIIADSDMSLDGCF